The Megalops cyprinoides isolate fMegCyp1 chromosome 15, fMegCyp1.pri, whole genome shotgun sequence region CTGACTGAGAGCCGAGAcgatgatgaggatgaggatgggcATCAGCTGGACAAAGAGTGCCAGTCCGCCCTACACAGAGAAGGCAGATACTCAGACAGTGACCTAACACATTTAACATCGTACGCAGAGAACACAGACGTTCAGTGACCTCACATAATGCTTTGTCACAGCAGGCCGGTAAGCACAGAACCAGAGGaggaaaaccccagcttcagaaagtaaaagtcctgccacgtatttgttccacccatgcactacaccagctgaatttaattagcacaattcttcagccaggtagaggagctaattagtgaaatcaccttgtttagtgaatggctagaatacatggtaggacttttcCACCTCTTTACAGAACTAACACATAAAGAGATCTGCCTTGTTAATCTTGGCAGCTATAAAGTCTTTTATGTACATCCCTACCTACCAAACACTTGTGGCTAAAAAGCTGAAGCTATAAACATAAGGCATAAACACACTTAATCAAAAGGAGCAACACTTAATATACATTCAGAGGGGAATGCAGAATTAAGCTGCGAGAGCAAAAAGGAAGACTGAAGGAGGACTGCAGCAGCTGTATCGTTACATGTCAATGGTGACGAATGCTGATCTGGGCAAGAGTGGCACGGAGAGCGCTTTCAAAAACAGACGAGAAGGTCCGGTCTGATTCCTCCTTTCTCGTGAGGTGCTGCTCTCACAGTCAAGGAAAAACAACCCTCCATGCCAGGCATTTGTTTTAAGCCAGATCCACGGGATAGCTTGCATCTGCAATGTGTGCTTAACTCCCTTTACTTTCACCTTAGAGGCCTGAAAACGGACTGGTCATGGAGGGGATGCAGCCGGGACAGGGAAGTTTATTGCTCACGAAGCAGAGCCTTGTACTCACGTCTCCCTGCTGGTCTCGGCGCTCCGCTCTCTGGTTGTAGGGGTAGCGCATTCTCCCATTACTGTACACGTGCACGTTACCTTggagggcagaaacacaagaaTGGGGAGTTTCATTCACCTGGGGGATCTCTAGAATCCATTCTGTATTCAGCAGCTGGAAAACACTACCATTTCATGCTGGTTTGAGTAAAGCACTAGTTTCTGCTAGCAATGAGAAAAATTATAAAGTGTCGAAGCAGTTTAAGCTATTGTGTTGCAGTTTCCTtaatacatataaaacaaagcCTCTTAATAGAGTTTCCCAAATACAAATACGGAAAGACCTCTTCATAAACTACATGTTGATTACCACTGTGTTACAAAACCTTGCTTTGCAGTAATTTTTGACTGTTGACTCTTCTATTAGTTAGTGTTTTGCTGAGCAGGCATGATCACTATGATCTGACTGGTCTGCCACCCTGTCTGTCAGGTTTTATGATGAGATGCAGGAGAAACTATAGAGATCATGGACACAGCTCAGCAGAACTGTGCAGAGGGGAAAGGAAACTGCagctcacaaacaaacaattcatTACTCCACCACTCATGGGAAGGCTCCCGGCTCCCACACTACCAACATTCAATTAAAATCAACATTCAAatgaagggaggagagagaacgaaaatatgagagaaagagtgggcAAGAGAGAGCAAGATAGAGGGAGCAAGACAGAGCATGaaaggccctgtttacacttggttttaaaatgcatcttgaacgatcggatcacaagtggacagacGAGTCACATCgctgtttacacctgtgtctaacatgcgtctccaaggtgtccagccgaccacttgtgttcagatttcgtTACTGCCTACGTCACCCCGCCTACAGTCATTACGTCAGCCTCTGTCACCAGACAAGcgccagatttgtttagcaaGGGgtagctaagaaaacaaaaatgtttcaagaactaatatacatgtacgGGCTAACTGTTGAGATTGGTGAGACAAAGTCATCTGCGACTTCCAACAGGGCgcaggacaaaacaaaaaaggaaaaatgttagaaaagcatttttttcaagcGCTGGTGCACTGTCTCCAAAACAACCACCTCGTCCTGCATTGATGACGTATTTTCCTGTTACGTCTTGTCTGGGACACACCAAGATGCATTAGcatttacactacaaaagatatgtggtcaGATGCGCCCCAGACCACCTCGGCATgtggtttgagtgatcggatcacaatgcgtcttggtggtcatttacacttgtatttagcgctgtacacttgtgatccgatcacccgagacgcattttaaaaccaagtgtaaacggGGCCAAAGTTAGAAAGACGGAGAGCCAGGGAgaatgtgagggagagagtttgagagagacagtcagtgagacacagtgtgagagtgagaaagagagagagcaagagaacaAGCGAGCTAGAGggagaaagggtgagagagggacCCACTTGATGGGAAGCCACCTCCAAAAAACATGTTGAACAGGTCTTCGGGGGAGATATCTGCCTCAAAGTGGCCGTGTGAGTGCCCGGGTTTGGGTGAATGTGCTTTTTCCTCACCAAACTGGTCATACTGCTGCCGCTTCTCTGTGTTGCTGAGAACAGCATACGCATTTCCAATGGCtgttgcaaaaaaacaaagcataaaaaGAAACTGAACTATCATATGACACATAACTGGTCTGACAGTTGGAAGAAAGATGAACGGTGAAAAGGGTCAGCAGAACCTACCCTTGAGAATAAAAGGTCTACTGACACCCTCATATTCACATGTATTTGTTTGACAAACCTTTTTATCTACAGCCACTTAGaaaaagtgcattcaacagAGACAGGCAAGTAGCTGCACAGGTACCACATCATTAGTACCATCTTTGAAAGCACTATCAGATTTTCCACTAAGCTTTTACTGCTGTTTGGACGTGGGGGGGACGACTGAGACATGATTGAAATTGGTGGCGTTTGAGTCTGCACTGTCCTCACGTGCAAATGTGCCAGTTCAGCTGCGACTTTCATTTTCACCTTTAAATGCCTCTGTGGCACCAGGAGCATGGTTTTTATCAGGGTGGAACTTCAACGCCAGTTTTCTGTATGCCCTTTTCAAGTCGTCCTCGGAGGCATCCTTGCCGACTCCAAGAATCTCATAATAGTCTTTACACTGTTTTATTCTGGAAGGAACACAAGGCAATAGAGAGAAACCAGAAAGcaaatgattttgtttctgtatgatAGTTGAGCTATTCTGAGAAACTCTGCTTACTGTAAATAATGAGCAGGACAGATATAATCAGGGGAGTGACATGGGGGCAAAAGCAGCcaacaacataaaaaaggaatgaaGCTGGCCAACATGCAAGGAAATGTCACTGGGAACCTTGTGACACACATATACTTGCACCCTCTGACACAGAATCTTGTATATTCTTAATTCTGCTACGCTTAAATGGCGGCACCTCTTCACGGCGTCCAGCTGCTCCAAGGTGTAGGATTTTGCCATGTCTGTGGGTTTCTCCGCTGTCGGGcttgtctcctctgtctgtctctgcttaCGCAGCCTGGGGCCATCGCTAGAGCTGGACTGCTCACTCCGGCCAGACGCCTGACCGTTCTGTGCTATTGAGTCA contains the following coding sequences:
- the dnajb12a gene encoding dnaJ homolog subfamily B member 12a isoform X2 — translated: MPKFRGVLGRKELLDSIAQNGQASGRSEQSSSSDGPRLRKQRQTEETSPTAEKPTDMAKSYTLEQLDAVKRIKQCKDYYEILGVGKDASEDDLKRAYRKLALKFHPDKNHAPGATEAFKAIGNAYAVLSNTEKRQQYDQFGEEKAHSPKPGHSHGHFEADISPEDLFNMFFGGGFPSSNVHVYSNGRMRYPYNQRAERRDQQGDGGLALFVQLMPILILIIVSALSQMMVSSPPYSLSIRPSAGHTQKRLTGTLKVPYYVGERFSEEYTGANLKNVERSVEDDYISNLRNNCWKEKQQKEGLLYRARYFGDSELYQRAQKMGTPSCTRLSEVQVLLHG
- the dnajb12a gene encoding dnaJ homolog subfamily B member 12a isoform X1; the encoded protein is MESNRDEAERCIEIAVTALRNNQPEKAQRFLEKAYKLFPSDKVTELLDSIAQNGQASGRSEQSSSSDGPRLRKQRQTEETSPTAEKPTDMAKSYTLEQLDAVKRIKQCKDYYEILGVGKDASEDDLKRAYRKLALKFHPDKNHAPGATEAFKAIGNAYAVLSNTEKRQQYDQFGEEKAHSPKPGHSHGHFEADISPEDLFNMFFGGGFPSSNVHVYSNGRMRYPYNQRAERRDQQGDGGLALFVQLMPILILIIVSALSQMMVSSPPYSLSIRPSAGHTQKRLTGTLKVPYYVGERFSEEYTGANLKNVERSVEDDYISNLRNNCWKEKQQKEGLLYRARYFGDSELYQRAQKMGTPSCTRLSEVQVLLHG